A genomic window from Caldisericia bacterium includes:
- a CDS encoding ECF transporter S component has product MRNKKIMFITYTAVFLALAAFFPALKLPQFITGPAVNFFLILATYTLGIVAGVVIGCLTPWIAFLSGLMPVAFLPPLIMVGNGLYTLSFGLFKKYGWPGKIGGIIVGSILKYLFLSYGVRHLVKAPPKLVLMLSTPQLFTALAGGVLALIVIAVLPKNIFPEDMLKTK; this is encoded by the coding sequence ATGAGAAACAAAAAAATAATGTTTATAACTTACACCGCTGTTTTCCTTGCACTTGCCGCATTCTTTCCTGCACTTAAACTACCACAATTCATAACAGGTCCTGCTGTTAATTTCTTTCTAATTCTTGCAACATACACCCTTGGAATAGTTGCAGGAGTTGTCATAGGATGCTTAACTCCATGGATCGCTTTTCTCTCTGGTCTTATGCCTGTAGCATTTCTTCCTCCCCTTATAATGGTTGGGAATGGCCTTTATACATTAAGCTTTGGTCTTTTCAAAAAATATGGATGGCCAGGAAAAATTGGTGGTATAATAGTTGGCTCAATTCTAAAGTATCTATTTCTCTCATATGGAGTTAGACATCTTGTAAAAGCACCTCCAAAGCTTGTACTTATGCTTTCGACACCACAGCTTTTTACAGCTCTTGCAGGTGGAGTTCTTGCTTTAATTGTGATAGCAGTATTACCAAAGAATATCTTTCCTGAGGACATGTTAAAAACTAAGTAA
- a CDS encoding cobalamin B12-binding domain-containing protein produces the protein MRRIRILIAKPGLDGHDRGAKVISRALMDAGYEVIYTGIRRTPEEIVNMAIEEDVDALGLSCLSGAHLELFTRVAKLLKEKGRDDILLFGGGTIPKEDIPKLLKVGFKKIFPPDSSVKETVDFLNEEFKTQRVG, from the coding sequence ATGAGAAGAATAAGGATTCTTATAGCAAAACCAGGTCTTGATGGTCATGATAGAGGTGCAAAGGTTATATCCAGAGCTTTGATGGATGCAGGATACGAGGTTATATACACAGGTATAAGAAGAACACCGGAGGAAATAGTAAACATGGCTATAGAGGAAGATGTGGATGCTCTTGGTCTTTCATGTCTTTCTGGAGCGCATCTTGAATTGTTTACACGGGTTGCAAAACTGTTAAAGGAAAAGGGGAGAGATGATATTCTTCTATTTGGAGGAGGAACAATACCAAAGGAAGATATACCAAAACTATTAAAGGTTGGATTTAAAAAAATATTTCCTCCAGATTCAAGTGTTAAAGAAACAGTGGACTTCTTAAATGAGGAATTTAAAACTCAAAGAGTTGGTTGA